The following proteins come from a genomic window of Nicotiana tomentosiformis chromosome 12, ASM39032v3, whole genome shotgun sequence:
- the LOC104102234 gene encoding uncharacterized protein produces MHNWKLAFAKALYDLGASINLMPLAIYTKLGIGRAKPTSMLLQLADRIVKRPTRILDDVLVQVGKFVFPADFIILDCQVDEVIPIILGRPFLATGRALIDCDTRELKIRLNNEETIFNVQQSMRRPSEFANCLLVEAVDVILQEEDETLNVRDPLEA; encoded by the coding sequence ATGCACAATTGGAAGTtagcttttgctaaagcattgtatGACTTGGGAGctagtatcaacttgatgcccttggcaatCTACACAAAATTAGGCATTGGTAGAGCTAAACCGACCTCAATGTTGTTGCAACTGGCTGATCGCATAGTGAAAAGGCCAACAAGAATTCTGGATGATGTGCTCGTCCAAGTGGGGAAGTTTGTATTTCCCGCTGATTTCATTATTCTTGACTGTCAAGTTGACGAAGTTAtacccataattttgggaaggccgtTCTTAGCCACTGGGAGAGCATTGATTGACTGTGACACTAGAGAGTTGAAAATAAGGTTGAATAATGAAGAAACAATATTCAATGTTCAACAATCTATGAGGAGGCCCAGCGAATTTGCAAATTGTTTGCTAGTGGAGGCAGTTGATGTAATACTACAAGAGGAGGATGAGACCCTTAATGTCAGAGACCCATTAGAAGCTTGA